In the Hordeum vulgare subsp. vulgare chromosome 7H, MorexV3_pseudomolecules_assembly, whole genome shotgun sequence genome, one interval contains:
- the LOC123410913 gene encoding uncharacterized protein LOC123410913: protein MPLTHIAFPDAANGKEGQLPPPPAPDDAATAGRSTRFPAVGDTGHLTSSSIAGDLLGFLGQIHAACKPHEPLGELSHTLSIVASI from the coding sequence ATGCCGCTAACCCACATCGCCTTCCCCGACGCAGCTAATGGAAAGGAGGGACAACTTCCTCCGCCCCCGGCCCCCGACGACGCCGCGACCGCCGGCAGGAGCACCAGGTTCCCCGCCGTCGGGGACACGGGCCACCTCACCTCCTCTTCCATCGCGGGCGACCTTCTCGGCTTCCTGGGCCAGATCCATGCGGCCTGCAAGCCCCACGAGCCTCTCGGTGAGCTCAGCCACACCCTAAGCATTGTTGCTTCCATCTAG